A genomic segment from Neobacillus sp. YX16 encodes:
- the zwf gene encoding glucose-6-phosphate dehydrogenase, with translation MIFGATGDLAIRKLFPSLYRLFQKGKLDKFAVIGVARRPLSTEDFQNSVKDSVLTALGKKDNIDEFAAHFYYQSHDVSDSSSYLALKSLAEQIDEKYELEGNRIFYLAMAPEFFGPIALHLKSDGLTDVKGYKRLVIEKPFGHDLESAKLLNKQIRKAFSESEVYRIDHYLGKEMVRNIEVIRFANAIFEPLWNNRYISNIQITSSEVLGVEERGRYYETSGALRDMVQNHIMQMVALLAMEPPIKLTTDEVRSEKVRVFRSLRMIKGEKINKYFVRGQYGSGMVEDQQVPEYRAEPMVDKESNTETFVAGKIMIDNFRWAGVPFYIRTGKRMTTKSTKIVVQFKDIPMNLYYQPEKLLNPNLLVIHIQPEEGITLHLNAKKAGGHLDAQEVKLSFANTGIHAMNTPEGYEKLLYDCMRGDATNFTHWDEVAYSWAFVDNISEVWEKTKADNYPNYESGSMGPKAADELLEKDGFFWWPVADLDVDICK, from the coding sequence ATGATATTTGGTGCAACAGGAGATTTAGCTATTCGAAAGCTCTTTCCCTCCCTTTACCGCTTGTTTCAAAAAGGAAAGTTAGATAAATTTGCAGTCATTGGCGTGGCTAGGAGACCATTATCCACTGAAGATTTTCAAAATTCTGTGAAGGACTCTGTTTTAACCGCTTTAGGAAAAAAGGATAATATCGATGAATTTGCGGCTCACTTTTATTATCAGTCACATGATGTATCAGATTCAAGCTCCTATTTAGCTCTCAAAAGTTTAGCAGAGCAAATTGATGAGAAATACGAGTTAGAAGGAAATCGTATTTTCTATCTTGCGATGGCACCTGAATTTTTTGGTCCAATCGCCTTACATTTAAAATCGGATGGATTGACCGATGTAAAAGGCTACAAAAGACTTGTCATTGAGAAACCATTTGGGCATGATTTGGAATCAGCAAAATTGTTAAACAAACAGATTCGTAAAGCTTTTTCAGAAAGTGAAGTATACCGAATTGATCACTATTTAGGAAAAGAAATGGTAAGAAATATTGAAGTTATTCGTTTTGCAAATGCCATTTTTGAGCCTTTATGGAATAACCGTTATATCTCCAATATTCAAATTACCTCAAGCGAGGTCCTTGGTGTAGAAGAACGGGGTCGTTATTATGAGACAAGCGGGGCTCTCCGGGATATGGTTCAAAACCATATTATGCAAATGGTAGCACTTCTTGCCATGGAACCTCCGATTAAGTTGACAACCGATGAGGTTCGTTCTGAGAAGGTTAGAGTGTTTCGTTCCTTAAGAATGATCAAAGGAGAAAAAATAAATAAATATTTTGTCCGCGGGCAATATGGGTCCGGAATGGTAGAGGATCAACAGGTACCAGAATATCGCGCCGAGCCAATGGTAGATAAAGAGTCAAATACTGAGACCTTCGTGGCCGGGAAGATTATGATTGATAATTTCCGCTGGGCAGGCGTACCTTTTTATATCCGAACTGGAAAAAGAATGACAACAAAATCAACGAAAATTGTTGTTCAGTTTAAGGACATTCCGATGAACCTTTATTATCAGCCGGAGAAACTGTTGAACCCGAATCTGCTTGTCATTCACATTCAGCCTGAAGAAGGAATCACCCTTCATCTCAACGCTAAAAAAGCTGGTGGACACCTGGACGCTCAGGAGGTCAAATTAAGTTTTGCTAACACAGGAATTCATGCAATGAACACACCTGAAGGATATGAAAAGCTCCTATATGATTGCATGCGCGGTGATGCAACCAACTTTACACACTGGGATGAAGTCGCCTATTCTTGGGCCTTTGTCGATAATATTTCTGAAGTATGGGAAAAAACCAAAGCCGATAACTATCCAAATTATGAATCTGGTTCAATGGGACCTAAAGCAGCTGATGAGCTGTTAGAAAAAGACGGATTTTTCTGGTGGCCTGTAGCAGATT